In the genome of Fulvivirga maritima, one region contains:
- a CDS encoding vWA domain-containing protein, producing the protein MLTNKNKFVILMAFAVSIAAHIPFISQAQNNIAVSNTDKVKIASAINGYLEIINIATGKIRKHGQLLNDYNLRVNDRYLSNGRVSKFTPLLKQLPEREKERGIAGLSDIPEGSRGAVDKLFNSIWSKLEERLQLELQLNELTQDYPPATNVAKLDSVYGYLEQIDHNYKEYYALTLKLEELAASIYDQYLANNEPSAWKNTAREMKVVIDTARSYLNKARAGHYSEESPLDTLYWHQALEQFAVDKSENLGAIKKVRGNDGSDAHQYYDLFIHHMRRAMREFHNQYKPFMPYAPQPYYYVVNEFDYAIDDYNKIMTLSGRSDLTEPPAYLVGLVKEIGLYNFSDPRKAPEPESVNVSNDADPLPINVSMEGFAYTHTVLLLDVSGSMNDPVKLPLLKQSIVRLAPYMREHDRVSVVIYSDDAQVIFENEPFSNKKAMKKLETLISKGNTDAQKGLKEAYKLAEKEFITQGNNRIIIATDGDFHIDDKTEKMVQKGYEKGVFLSVFGFGHKIYDEKRFETLTAMSGGNYLHIDEDNSLQALVAELQAVKK; encoded by the coding sequence ATGCTTACGAACAAAAATAAATTTGTTATACTAATGGCTTTTGCAGTGTCAATAGCCGCTCATATTCCATTCATTTCCCAAGCCCAAAATAATATTGCTGTTTCTAATACTGATAAAGTAAAGATAGCTTCAGCAATTAATGGCTATTTAGAAATTATTAATATAGCAACAGGCAAAATCAGGAAACATGGTCAGTTACTTAATGATTATAATCTCAGGGTTAATGATAGATACCTTTCAAACGGGCGAGTTAGTAAATTCACTCCGCTGCTTAAACAATTACCAGAGCGGGAAAAGGAACGTGGCATAGCCGGATTGTCAGATATTCCAGAAGGCAGTAGGGGAGCAGTAGATAAGCTTTTCAATTCTATTTGGTCTAAGCTTGAAGAAAGGCTTCAGTTAGAATTGCAATTGAATGAATTGACCCAAGATTATCCGCCCGCCACCAATGTAGCGAAGTTAGATAGCGTGTATGGCTACTTAGAGCAGATAGATCATAACTATAAGGAATATTATGCTCTGACTCTTAAGTTAGAAGAACTGGCAGCCAGTATATACGATCAATATTTAGCCAATAATGAACCTAGTGCATGGAAAAATACAGCACGAGAAATGAAAGTAGTGATAGATACTGCTAGAAGTTATTTGAATAAGGCTAGGGCAGGGCATTATTCTGAGGAGTCGCCACTGGATACCCTTTATTGGCACCAGGCTCTGGAGCAATTTGCTGTTGATAAATCAGAAAATCTTGGAGCTATAAAAAAAGTGAGAGGAAATGACGGTAGTGATGCACATCAATATTATGATCTCTTTATACATCACATGCGGAGGGCGATGAGAGAATTTCATAATCAGTATAAACCCTTTATGCCATATGCTCCGCAACCTTATTATTATGTAGTGAATGAATTTGATTATGCTATTGATGATTACAATAAAATTATGACTCTTAGCGGAAGATCTGATCTTACAGAGCCGCCCGCATATTTGGTAGGATTGGTTAAGGAAATAGGGCTATATAATTTTTCAGACCCTAGAAAGGCTCCTGAGCCAGAAAGTGTTAATGTAAGCAATGATGCAGATCCTTTACCCATTAATGTATCAATGGAAGGCTTTGCTTATACGCATACGGTACTACTTTTAGATGTTTCCGGTAGTATGAATGATCCTGTGAAACTGCCCTTGCTGAAGCAGTCTATTGTGAGGTTAGCTCCCTACATGAGAGAGCATGACCGCGTTTCTGTAGTGATTTATTCAGATGATGCTCAGGTGATTTTTGAAAATGAGCCTTTCAGTAATAAAAAGGCCATGAAAAAGCTGGAAACATTAATATCAAAAGGTAATACTGATGCTCAGAAAGGACTTAAAGAAGCTTACAAATTGGCTGAAAAGGAGTTTATCACCCAAGGTAATAATAGAATTATTATAGCTACCGATGGCGATTTTCATATAGATGACAAAACTGAAAAGATGGTTCAGAAAGGCTATGAAAAAGGAGTTTTTCTTTCAGTTTTTGGCTTTGGCCATAAGATTTATGATGAAAAGCGCTTTGAAACACTTACTGCGATGTCTGGAGGAAATTATCTGCATATAGATGAAGATAACAGCCTACAAGCTTTAGTGGCAGAGCTGCAGGCAGTGAAAAAATAA